Below is a genomic region from Telmatobacter sp. DSM 110680.
GAGGAGGTTTGCCGCGAGGTTCGTTACCATCCCGACGAGAAGGAGAACTCTACCCGCGTTGACTGTCCATCGAGATTCGTACATCCCATCTCCAAGCAGCGAGGCCATCCAGTAAGACCAGATTAGCTGCGCCGGGCACGCCAGTTCAGGAGTTTCCAGAGAACTCGCAGATTAACATCCAGATACTATCGAACTCCGGGCGTCGACGATTATGGTGTACGGTTGGGAGGCGAAGGAAGCGAGGAGATCTTTCGTATGGCTTCACCTTCTTTGACTTCGTAAATGGCGTCTGCTTTCACATCGTGAAATTCCTGAACCTGCCCGCTTGGCCACCGCACCTCAACCTTCTTCATCACGGCATCGTTGCCCAGGCCGAAGTGTAAGCGCGAATCGCTTGTAGACAGGTAACTACTTCCCGCGCGGACTTCATCCACTTGCGTCATCGACGGACTCGTTACAATGACGCGCGCCCCGATCGCGGACCGGTTGCTCTTCACGCCTACAAGCCGGATAAGCACTCGGTGGTTTTCGTTACGACCGTCGTTGAGAAACAGGGACGGCGGCCGCCCAACATTGAAGACAACAACGTCGAGGTTGCCATCATTATTGATATCTCCAACAGCAGTGCCGCGTCGCGATTCCATGGGCCCGTCATTCAGGCCGGAGGCATCTGCAATTTCACCGAAGGTTCGGTCGCCCTGATTGCGAAATAGTTGAATTGGCTCCGCGAATCGTGGTTCCTCCGGCACATTGTCCAACAACGATGAAAAATTCCCTGAAGCCATCAAGATATCGGGCCATCCATCGTTGTCAAAGTCGCCAAAGCTTGTTCCCCACTTCACAGGTGCGAATGTTTTAGCTGCGATCCCCGTCTTCGGAGCGATATCAAAAAACGGAGCTCCACCCTGGTTCCGGTAAAGGCTGGCAGGCTGACGGCCGTATCGGGTAACAAAGAGATCAAGCTTGCCGTCGTGATCGAAATCGCCATAATCGACGGCCATGTTGCCATAGATCTGGCCGTTGTCTCCCGCTGCGGTCCCCGACAGAATTCCAACATCCTCAAAGGTTCCGTTTCCAAGGTTGTGATAGAGGAAGTTATATCCGTCGTCGTTAGTTACAAAAAGATCAGGCCACCCATCACCGTCGTAATCGCCCCACGCGACACCCATCCCGTGAAGTTTCTGAGGATCATTCACTCCCGCCTTCGCGGATACATCTTCGAAGGTCCCGTCGCCGCGGTTTCTGAAGAGAAAGTCGGTTTCTCCCTCCATCACATCTGGCAATTGGACCAGCACGCCCTTGTAGGCGAAAGAAGTTGGCGGCGGCAAATGACGAATATCGGTCGAAACATATCGAGCGACAAAAAGGTCAACGTAACCGTCACGATCATAGTCGGCCCAGGCGGCGCCCGCGCTGAATCCTCCCACCGCTAAACCGGCCTTCTCCGTAACGTCTTGAAATTTGCAGCCGCCCATATTGCGATAGAGCACATTGTGTCCGTATCCGGTCACGTAGAGGTCTGGCAATCCATCATTGTCGAAGTCGGCAACTGCAAGACCTGTTGCCCACCGTTTCGTAAGCAGGCCCGAAGATTTCGTGACATCTGTGAAATGGGTCGTTGCGGAGTTGCTGTCCTGCTGATAGAGCGTGACCATCAGATCGCCACCTTTAAGGTATTGGTCGATCGACGAGTCATTGACAACCGCAATGTCGAGTTTGCCGTCGTTATTGCAATCAAAGAGCGCGACACCACCGCCGCTCATGGTGTCGACGATATAACGCCTCTCTGTCGTCGTTCGAGGCATGGTGGTAAGCCCAACTTGCCTGGCGATATCGCGAAAATGGATGGGTGATTTGGCGCGAGACGCCGAAGAGCTTGTCGCTGATTTTGCATTGGTGGGTTTCGCGTTAGAAGATGTGCTGACGATTGCTTTCGACTCGAGGTTATTAGCTGTGGGAGACATCTGAGGACCCGCTCGAAGCGTCACCGCGATCCAAAGAAACGCAATCAGGAAGCGAACCTTCATTCAGTGAACTTTAACACGCTAAACACTCATCAATCCTCGATGTGATCTATGGTTAGCGCTTCAAGAAACATCAAAAAGTAGCCAGTGTGGCGCTTCAGAAATTAACCTGTGATCGCTTGCTCACGGTGGCTTAGGAGAAGGTGAAAAACAATGCAAGGCAAGATTCGCAATCTGGCGGTCTGCGCAATTTTGTTTTCAATGATGGTTATGGTCGAAGGACAGGACAAGCCATTCGCTCCCATATCCATTCTTGACATTCCCACCATCGCTGGACGCCCCGTGCAACTCGATGCAAAGGGCAAACTGTTGCCCTGGCCAATGCCAGACAATATTGGCTACTCCTATTCGTCTTACGTCCTGAGCCAATGGACGATTGTGTGGGATCAGTACAATCGTCAGCGCCTCCCTTATTACTACTGCTGTTTCGATTTCGATCGCACCACTTTTGAGCTGCAACCTGATCCGCACTGGGCTAATTCCACCGGCTACCTGCGCGCAATGATGGAAGGATTCATTGAGCGCTTGTACCCCTACACGGCAAACACGCAAACGCTGACTTTTCTTCAGTCATTCGTTGACTACGAGTTGGAACACGGACTTACGCCCGAAGGGTACGCGTGGTCGCAGGTGCCTTATGCCTCGGCGAATCCCGGAGCGGAACGATACAGCGGATGGAGCAATCTGGGCGAAGACTACATCGAGCCGCACGTCGTGGGTGAAGACGGCTACGCGTACCTCAGGCTCTATGAATTGACCGGGAATACGAAGTATCTGCGCGCTGCCATCCGGTGCGCAGAGGCCCTCGTGAAGAATTGGACGCCCGGAGACGCGGAACATTCTCCGTGGCCAGTGCGCTGCTACGCGCGTGACGGCAAGGCGCCCGGTGGGCCCATGGGACCCTACTCGGCCAACGTGGTTGAGCCCATGATGCTCTTCGATGAACTCATTCGCATCAAGCAAGGCAACGTGTCCGACTATCAGCGCGTGCGTTCGGCCGTGTGGGAATGGTTCAAGACGTATCCCCTCGCACACAATGTCTGGGTCGGATACTTCGAAGACACCGTCCCCAGCATGGGGAACATGAACCAGGTGATTCCGTTGGAATTCGCTCGCTATGTCCTGCTGCATCCCGAAAGGGACCCTGACTGGCGCGAGCATGCAAGAAAGTTGATCGAATGGGTGAAGACGACTCCGAAATGGCCCAAGTATGTGGTACACGGCGCGACCATTACAACGGAACAGGGCAATGGCAAAGAATATTGCTGCAACGATCCAGGTCAATGCTGCGACAGCCATACATCGCGTCTTGCCGCGGTTGAGGCTCTTTACTATGCGAAAACCGGGGACGTCGCTTACCGCGACGAAGCTTATCGCTCGTATAACTGGGTCACTTACTTTCAGGGCCTCTCTTCGGCGGCGCACAGTCCGTTTGCCGCGCAATGGTGGTTCACCGATGAGTTCGCTGACGGCCCGCGCCGCATGATGGATGCTTTCTGGGCCGTGCCGGAATGGGCGCCGGCAGAGGAATCGCATCTGCTCGGCTCGAGTTCTGTCGTGACTGGAATCCACTACGGCAAAGGCTCGGTGACTTACTCAACCTTCGATCTTGAAAGTGATGACGTTCTGCGCATCGACTTTGTCCCGCAGTTCATCAACGCCGACGGAAAGCCGATGGCGCGACACACTGATCTTAACCAGGCCGGTTTCACCTTCGATGAGAAGACGCGCGTACTACGCATTCGCCACGTAGACGCCCGCAGCATCGACATCCAGGGTGAGGATGGATCGCCGTCGGCGCGGATGGTGACCTTCGATGATCCGCATCTTCCCACAGGAACTGTGATCAAGGGAGAGTACCCTGCGGGCGTCATCGAGTGGGGAGAGAATCAGTGGGCCATGCATGTCCCGCAAGGCAAATTTGGCACGTTCAACCTTGCTCTCGCCGATCCCAGTGAGCACCATGCGGAGTTCCAGTTCTACTGGCCGCGTTACTTCGTTGGTTTGGATGTGTATAACGGCGGACCTCAAGATGCCACCGTAACCATTCGCTGCCCCGAGATGCGCGAAGTGACATATACCGTAAAGTCCGGCGAACTTCGGCGACTCAGAACCAATTGGCCCGACCGCAGTTCTAGAGTGTCCTTCGAATTTCAAAACGGCGAAGGCCTGCTCTTCGACAACCTCGCTTTTCGCGCGGACTAAAAATCAGCGCAAACAGAAGACACGGCAGGCACGTGACGAGAATTCCAGGGACGTGGAGAGGTTATTGATCTTATTTGGCGTCCCCGACGGGATTTGAACCCGTGTTATCGCCGTGAAAGGGCGGTGTCCTAGGCCGGGCTAGACGACGGGGACGCTGGCCAATAACTATAAACACTTTGAAAACAGTAGTCTAAAAAAACTCCTCCTTGCTTTCGTTCACAAATAGCATTAAATTCCTGTGTGGTATTGCCCTATAATTGCCCTACGGTTTCCTGATGCCACGAACACGTCAAGACTCTCGAATCAATTCACGCTCCGCGCGAGTGAAACTGAAGCCCACCACAAGACCAGGGGCGGAGCCGTATTGGTGTGCCATCTCTAGGGGGCTTGCAATCGGCTACAGAAAAGGCACGAACGGCGGAACATGGATCGCTCGGCACTTCGCCGTCGGAACAGGCAGGAGGAAGGCATCTTTAGGCGTCGCTGACGATCACGAGGATGCTGATGGTATTCGCGTCCTGTCATTCGACCAAGCACAAGAACGCGCACGGACATGGGTTTCTCGGATGGTGCAAGAGGAAAACGGCGAGATTGCCAGCGGTCCGTATACGGTAGCAGAAGCAATGGCGGATTATGTGAACGACCGTTTCAAAGTGAAGCGCAAGCCACAGAACCGCACGAAGGCAATAATCAATGCGCACATTATCCCAGCCCTCGGACACATCGATGTGTCCAAGCTGAGAATCGGAACAGTGAAGGCATGGCGCGACAGTCTTGCAGAGAAACCCCCACGGCTCAGGACGAAGCGGGGGAAGAAGCAAGCGTACCGGGGATTTGACGAAGGTGATGTAGACGCCATGCGCAAGCGTCAAGCCACGGCGAACCGGATTCTCACTGTGCTCAAGGCTGCTTTGAATTTCGCAAAATCAGAAGGTCGCATCGGAACTGATCTTGCTTGGAAAGATGCGAAGCCGTTTCGTAAGGTTGACGTACCAAAAATTAGATTCCTCACGGATGATGAGGTGAAGTCTCTCATAAGCCACTGTGAGCCGGACTTTGCATTGCTAGTCAAAGGGGCGTTACTGACTGGTGCGAGATATGGTGAATTGACCGCGCTCCGGGTTGAAAACGTCGATTTAGGTGGACAACAAATCTACGTTGCGGAAAGCAAAAATGGTGACTCTCGCTATGTTGATTTGAATAATGAGGGGGTCGAATTGTTTAGGCAAGTAATCGCAGGACGAGACGCCAAAGAACATGTGTTCGTTCGTAGCAACTCAAAGCCGTGGAAGACATCGGAGCAATTCAGGCCAATGAACGCGGCATGTGAAGCTGCGAAAATCGAAGAGTGTACGTTTCATATACTCAGACACACTTACGCAAGCCATGCTGTAATGGCAGGTCTGCCCATCGCGGTCTTGGCGGAACATCTCGGACACAAGGACACACGAATCACAGAACGACATTATGCGCATTTCTCGCAGGGATACAGACAGATGATGGTAAGACAGAAGGCGCCGGGGTTTGGCTTTTAACGTGCGTTCGATCGTTCAGGCTTGAATGCAGTGCGGCGCTTCGAGTGATATGACTGCGAATCAGATGGGACACCCAAATCAATATGAGAGCGAGAAGACACCCAAATGGCGAAGACTAAGAACGAACCGAAAGCAAACTTTAGGACAACTGATGACACGGATGCAGACCTCGTTTTTACGAGGCTAGACGACAAAGTCGGAATCATCAAAGACAGCATTTTGCGAAGCAGTCGCTTTGGAGTAAAGGACAGCGAAGCATTTGAGAAGCTATGTAAAAGCATTGGACTCGCGGTAAGAAGTGTTGAGTTAGCCGATGAGGAGGGCCTGTCGCATTTCAACTATGAGATCGTCGATGGTTCTGTTCGGACTATCGAACAGAACATGAAGAAGATTGCTTCGTGCCTGAGAAATGGCTCAACTTTCCAAGTAATTTATATTGCCGGCCAAAGAGATGAGGACGTGATCGTTGGCGAGAACTTGGAGTGGAAGATTGTCTCCTTCAATAATTCTGGTCTAGGGTTGACGTTCTCCCAACAGGACATCAATGGCAGTTTCCACTTCTCACTGGATAATTACTTCAAGCCAAAGGCGCATCCGAAACAACTAAACCTGCCATACATCCATTTCGCCAAACCACAGGGGCCAACTAAGAAAGCACTGAAAGCTGGAAGGGATTTCAATGCTGCTTACGCAGCAGAAAAGAAGAAACAAGTAGCAGCAACGAAACGAACAAAGAAGACAAAAGCCAAACGCTAAGGGCGCTTTTGCTTGCGCCGGGACCTTAACGTAGGGAAGCTATCAGATGAGCCGAGTCATTCCTGAAAGAGCAATCGACATGAAATCGGAGGCCGACAAGTGATTGCTGAAATCGAAGCGATGGCACGTGGATTCTACGGCTATGGAAGGTGGGACGCGCCCTACTGGTTCATCGGCCCTGAGCAGGGCGGTGATAATAATGAAATTCGCGGAAAGGCATTCCTGAAGCTGGAGAAAGACGGGCTTTGCGACTGCGAGGAATTTCATAAAGAAATTCGTGAATTTAAATGGCATCGTGAGAGTCCCGCGCTTCAGCCGACTTGGAGACGGTTGATTTTGCTCTTGAAGGCGTTCCGTAATGATTTCTCAACAGAAGAGCTTTCAGACGAAGAGACACTGCGCGGGAGCCTCCGCGATTATCAGCGTGATTATTGGGGAATGAACGACGCAGAAACGTGCGTCATAGAGCTTTCAGGTCTGTCCGCCAAAAATGCTAAGACTGGGGCAACGTATGAGCCGATCAAAGAGAAATATCTCAAAGAGAGAATCGGAACAATTCACACCAAAATTCACCGACAAGAGTTCAAACCCAAAATTGTGATTATGTATGGCTTTGGCGAGAAAGAGCATTGGCCGAAAATCGCTGGTGTTCCTTTTGTTCGCCACCTCGTAGAAAAGCGAGGCCCGACGACTTTTGCTTTCGCAGAGCATCCTAGTGCTCGTTATCAAGAAGACTCATATTGGGTCGAATTGGGGAAGCGGCTGCGCAAAGAATCTGAGCGTCCCTGACTGTCCTTGGACCGATGTGCAGCATTGTTTGCTGTCTATACCTTTTGAGCAGCTTCGCTTTTGCGCTTCTGTGCCTTTGCCATTGCCGCTTGCGCCTTCCTTATTCCAAGGTCAGCGCGTTTGTTCTTCAAACTCTCTTCTTCGTGGTCGATTTGCACTTCTTGAGTCTTCAAAGCGTTCGGTCCAATGACTTCCCATATTCTCATGATGATTGTCTCCTGCTGTATTTACCGAAATCGATTTTCAGACAATTCACACCAGCTCGATTGACAAATCGTCGAATATCTCGGCCCGAGATTCTTCGATAAATCCTATTTCTTATTTGAATTTCTCGGAATTTCTGCTGGTGCGGCGCAACATTCGGATGAATTGCGGAATTATGAAATTCATTTCTCCGTGATCCGAGATGGTGAAATCATGTAGGGTATGTATGGTTCATGTAGGGTAACCCTACATGCCGCAAAGCCCGGTACTTATTGACGATTTCATCTAAAAACACAAGAAACGTAGGGTATGTATAGTAATTTATAAAAAATATATAAAAAGAAATTCATTTTCCCTTTGAAAAAGTTTTGCTTGGACACCCTACATCCCTACATCCCCTACATTTCTTTCAAATCAGCAATATTCACGGGCCTTTCAAGGCATGTATGGTTCTTGCATTCTGCCTCACAACCCTACATCCGTCAGATCAGTGTCCCGTCATCGACAACAGAGAAGTCCACATCAATCACGTATTTAATTCCCTTTCCGTTCCTGCTGTTTCTTACTCCATCGATTGCCTTCAGCTTTCGACCAAAATCAACACTGCTTGCGTGAGTGAACCAATACCTGTCGTTCGTCTCAGCCCATTTCAGCCAGAGATCGTATGCCTCCTGCCCTGTGTACGTGTTCTTCACCCTATTTGCCCAAATCCAGTCTTCAACGTAGTTCTTCTTACGCTGCTCATTGTGCTGGCGCATTGAGACTGCCTCACTGATGCTTTTGGTCATCGGGTCTGCTCCACTGGCATCAACAGACTGCCACAGCAGAAGCCAGTCGATGCTGTACATCCAATCAGGGTGAGCCTGTTTCATGTCGTTCGGCGTCTCTACTTCGTAAAATCGACGTGCGGAGGTTGTGTCGGTATTGATGATTTCCATTGACCAGTTCGAAGCGCCAATCAACTGAATAATCTTTCTCTTTTTATCCACCTGTTGCGTGTACATCTTTCGAGCCGAGGAATAGTCATCAGTGATGAATCCTTTCAGACGCTCCTTGTCAACCTTCTCCAGCTTCGCCATCTCATCCAGAAAGGCGACTGGAATTGTTGCGCACTGCATGTAATAGTTCGGGTCTACGAGCTTGTCAAATTCAGTCTTTGTGTATCCACCTCGTTGCAATGGTGAAAGGAAAGTCTCGACTGCCGTCGATTTACCGTTTCCTGTTCTGCCAGTGAGAACAATCATCATCGGGTCTTTCGTGGATATGAGCTTCATCGGGTTCATGACTCGTTTGATGTTCCAAACCCAATGCTTGAAAACCGCCAATGTCTGCTCTCGTGTCGCGGGGTTTTTATCGATTATGCCAATGAACTTTGCCCATTGCTCGGTTGCTGCTTTGTGCATTTCCGAATTTGGGTCCTGTGCCTCTGCTGATGTCAGAGAAGCCAGAATCTCTTTCAGGCAGTCGATTACCTCGTCCCTGTGCCATTTCTCTGCTGCGACCTCAATCCGTCTTTCGGCGTATCTCAGAGAGTAGTCGTGTACGAATGCATAAAGATCATTGATCAAGTCGCTCATCGAGCAAGCTCCATCTTTTCGGCCGGGATTCTGAATCGAGTCAAGGCGAACGGTGATTCTTTCGGCGCACACATACAGCCTTACAAAGTCGTCTGCATCTTCTGGATACTTGCCGAGTTTCGTGATGACATCAAGTTTGTTGTATACCGGCTGTAACTCCGCATCCGAGAGGTTCCATTCCTGCTTTGCCCATCGAAGCACATCATCCGCAATAGGCGTTTCAATGAACTCTCGCACATGGTCCTTCCATCGCTTTCTGTATCGCGTCGAGAATGTGCCGTCCCCCTTCGCAATCGCAATCGAAGCCTTCAGTTTGTCGAACTCCTCCTGCTTCACATCCGCCAGTGCAACTTCAAATGCTTCATCAATCGTCTCCAATGTAGTGTTCATCGCTTTATCTCCCTGTAAATTTAATTTGCAGTTGCCGCTGTCTTGTTTTGTCAGGGTCAACCATCCTGTGTAGCTCAATAATTAGATTTGCTTGTTCTTGCGTAAAAGTGCAGTGCTCGATAATCCCCCATATTTTGCAGAAATGCTCATTTCTCTGCCCGGTCGTCATTTGCTTCAAATGGTCCCTAATGCATCGAAGCCCATCAAACGTTTGCATATTGCCTGTGCCGGACAACGTTCGCTTCCAGTTCGGCAAGTCAACAACCAATGACAGTTCTGCTTCGCGTTCTTTGTCTGCGTCAATGAGCAACTGAATTACATCATTCGTCAGAATGTTGTCTCTGCTCTCTTTGATCCGGCAATCCAC
It encodes:
- a CDS encoding CRTAC1 family protein; the protein is MKVRFLIAFLWIAVTLRAGPQMSPTANNLESKAIVSTSSNAKPTNAKSATSSSASRAKSPIHFRDIARQVGLTTMPRTTTERRYIVDTMSGGGVALFDCNNDGKLDIAVVNDSSIDQYLKGGDLMVTLYQQDSNSATTHFTDVTKSSGLLTKRWATGLAVADFDNDGLPDLYVTGYGHNVLYRNMGGCKFQDVTEKAGLAVGGFSAGAAWADYDRDGYVDLFVARYVSTDIRHLPPPTSFAYKGVLVQLPDVMEGETDFLFRNRGDGTFEDVSAKAGVNDPQKLHGMGVAWGDYDGDGWPDLFVTNDDGYNFLYHNLGNGTFEDVGILSGTAAGDNGQIYGNMAVDYGDFDHDGKLDLFVTRYGRQPASLYRNQGGAPFFDIAPKTGIAAKTFAPVKWGTSFGDFDNDGWPDILMASGNFSSLLDNVPEEPRFAEPIQLFRNQGDRTFGEIADASGLNDGPMESRRGTAVGDINNDGNLDVVVFNVGRPPSLFLNDGRNENHRVLIRLVGVKSNRSAIGARVIVTSPSMTQVDEVRAGSSYLSTSDSRLHFGLGNDAVMKKVEVRWPSGQVQEFHDVKADAIYEVKEGEAIRKISSLPSPPNRTP
- a CDS encoding tyrosine-type recombinase/integrase gives rise to the protein MKLKPTTRPGAEPYWCAISRGLAIGYRKGTNGGTWIARHFAVGTGRRKASLGVADDHEDADGIRVLSFDQAQERARTWVSRMVQEENGEIASGPYTVAEAMADYVNDRFKVKRKPQNRTKAIINAHIIPALGHIDVSKLRIGTVKAWRDSLAEKPPRLRTKRGKKQAYRGFDEGDVDAMRKRQATANRILTVLKAALNFAKSEGRIGTDLAWKDAKPFRKVDVPKIRFLTDDEVKSLISHCEPDFALLVKGALLTGARYGELTALRVENVDLGGQQIYVAESKNGDSRYVDLNNEGVELFRQVIAGRDAKEHVFVRSNSKPWKTSEQFRPMNAACEAAKIEECTFHILRHTYASHAVMAGLPIAVLAEHLGHKDTRITERHYAHFSQGYRQMMVRQKAPGFGF
- a CDS encoding VapE domain-containing protein, with product MNTTLETIDEAFEVALADVKQEEFDKLKASIAIAKGDGTFSTRYRKRWKDHVREFIETPIADDVLRWAKQEWNLSDAELQPVYNKLDVITKLGKYPEDADDFVRLYVCAERITVRLDSIQNPGRKDGACSMSDLINDLYAFVHDYSLRYAERRIEVAAEKWHRDEVIDCLKEILASLTSAEAQDPNSEMHKAATEQWAKFIGIIDKNPATREQTLAVFKHWVWNIKRVMNPMKLISTKDPMMIVLTGRTGNGKSTAVETFLSPLQRGGYTKTEFDKLVDPNYYMQCATIPVAFLDEMAKLEKVDKERLKGFITDDYSSARKMYTQQVDKKRKIIQLIGASNWSMEIINTDTTSARRFYEVETPNDMKQAHPDWMYSIDWLLLWQSVDASGADPMTKSISEAVSMRQHNEQRKKNYVEDWIWANRVKNTYTGQEAYDLWLKWAETNDRYWFTHASSVDFGRKLKAIDGVRNSRNGKGIKYVIDVDFSVVDDGTLI